One part of the Clostridia bacterium genome encodes these proteins:
- a CDS encoding CtsR family transcriptional regulator, translating to MMAISDIIERYIKELLNNEGEVEIKRNDLAAYFNCVPSQINYVISTRFTNEHGFIVESRRGGGGGITIRRVKLNESDYITTLINSIGNFLKQSDAYSYIKALYEYGKITKREANIMFAAVSDTTLNTDAQLKDYLRARILKNILINLKRS from the coding sequence ATTATGGCTATATCAGATATAATAGAAAGATATATAAAGGAACTTTTAAATAATGAGGGCGAGGTAGAGATTAAAAGAAACGACCTTGCGGCGTATTTTAACTGCGTACCGTCTCAGATAAATTATGTTATATCCACAAGGTTTACAAACGAGCATGGTTTTATCGTTGAGTCAAGACGAGGCGGAGGAGGCGGAATAACTATAAGAAGGGTTAAATTAAATGAAAGCGATTATATAACCACTCTTATTAACTCTATTGGAAACTTTTTAAAACAGAGTGATGCATATTCATATATAAAGGCACTTTATGAATATGGAAAGATTACTAAAAGAGAAGCAAACATTATGTTTGCCGCAGTTTCAGACACTACACTTAACACTGATGCGCAACTTAAAGATTATTTAAGAGCGAGAATTCTTAAAAATATTCTTATAAATCTTAAAAGGAGTTGA
- a CDS encoding NCS2 family permease produces MEKLFKLKEHGTNVKTEIIAGITTFLAMAYILAVNPGMLGIIPDGPGAAAIFMATALSAAIGTICMAFFANYPVALASGMGLNAFFTYTVCLGMGYSYKVALTAILFEGIIFMILSIFKFREALVNKIPANLKLGITAGIGLFITIIALINAGIVVNNDSTLVGLGSLGSPQVVLAIVGLLIIGVLHHYKVTGDILIGILATWVLGIIAELVGWYQVNPDAGVYSLIPNLSWDAIKANFAAPALFQFDFAFVAKNFASFAVVLFTFLYTDIFDTVGTLIGVAQKGDLLDEDGSLPRAGGALMADAVGTVAGACLGTSTVTSYVESSAGVAAGGRTGLTALTTGILFLIAIPLAPIFLAIPGFATTPAMLFVGLLMLSAVTKMDFDGDVADSIGGFLAIVMMPFAYSIATGIMFGMISWVVLKILCGKVKDISPIMWVSVALFAIYIGTQVM; encoded by the coding sequence ATGGAAAAACTTTTCAAATTAAAAGAACATGGCACAAATGTTAAAACAGAAATTATAGCAGGTATAACCACATTTTTGGCTATGGCTTATATCTTAGCTGTTAACCCTGGTATGTTAGGTATTATTCCTGACGGTCCTGGCGCTGCTGCTATTTTTATGGCTACTGCTCTTTCTGCTGCTATCGGAACAATTTGTATGGCGTTTTTTGCTAACTATCCTGTTGCATTGGCATCAGGTATGGGTCTTAACGCTTTCTTTACCTACACAGTATGTTTAGGTATGGGATATTCATACAAAGTTGCTTTAACTGCTATTTTATTTGAAGGTATTATATTTATGATTCTTTCAATATTTAAGTTCAGAGAAGCACTTGTAAACAAAATTCCAGCAAACTTAAAGCTTGGTATTACAGCAGGTATTGGTTTATTTATTACAATTATTGCACTTATCAACGCAGGTATCGTTGTTAATAACGATTCTACATTAGTTGGTCTTGGTAGTTTAGGTTCTCCACAGGTTGTTCTTGCAATCGTTGGTTTACTTATTATCGGAGTGCTTCATCACTATAAAGTTACAGGCGATATCTTAATAGGTATCTTGGCAACATGGGTGCTTGGCATTATTGCTGAACTTGTTGGCTGGTATCAGGTTAACCCAGATGCAGGTGTTTATTCTTTAATTCCTAATCTTTCATGGGATGCAATTAAAGCAAACTTTGCTGCTCCTGCATTATTCCAGTTTGATTTTGCGTTTGTTGCGAAAAACTTTGCATCTTTTGCAGTAGTATTATTCACATTCTTATATACTGATATTTTTGATACAGTTGGTACATTAATCGGTGTTGCTCAGAAAGGCGATTTGCTTGATGAAGACGGTTCTCTTCCAAGAGCAGGTGGCGCTTTAATGGCAGACGCTGTTGGTACAGTTGCAGGTGCATGTCTTGGTACTTCTACTGTTACAAGTTATGTTGAATCTTCAGCAGGTGTAGCAGCAGGCGGAAGAACAGGTTTAACAGCGCTTACAACAGGTATCTTATTCCTTATAGCAATTCCTCTTGCACCAATATTCCTTGCAATTCCTGGATTTGCTACAACTCCTGCAATGTTATTCGTTGGTCTTCTAATGCTTTCAGCAGTTACTAAGATGGACTTTGATGGCGATGTTGCAGATTCAATCGGTGGATTTTTAGCAATCGTTATGATGCCTTTTGCATATTCAATAGCAACCGGTATTATGTTCGGTATGATTTCATGGGTTGTTTTAAAAATCTTATGCGGTAAAGTAAAAGATATAAGCCCTATTATGTGGGTATCAGTTGCACTGTTTGCAATCTATATCGGCACACAGGTTATGTAA
- a CDS encoding C_GCAxxG_C_C family protein: MKKEEYAQKLFTDGYNCAQAVVGAFSDIIPLDFDTLIKLASPFGGGMGRLREVCGAVSGMFIVLGFLDGYTDSDNLTKKKEVYEKVQLLSKEFEKENGSIICRELLGLSIKNDNPEPSKRTEEYYQKRPCVEMVKSAVRILENNI; encoded by the coding sequence ATGAAGAAAGAAGAATATGCCCAGAAACTTTTTACAGACGGATATAACTGTGCTCAGGCAGTTGTCGGTGCTTTTTCGGATATTATTCCCTTAGATTTTGATACTTTAATAAAACTTGCGTCCCCTTTTGGCGGAGGAATGGGAAGATTAAGAGAAGTTTGCGGTGCAGTAAGCGGAATGTTTATTGTACTTGGCTTTTTAGACGGATATACCGATTCGGATAATCTTACAAAGAAAAAGGAAGTATACGAAAAGGTACAACTTCTTTCAAAAGAATTTGAAAAGGAAAACGGTTCCATTATTTGCCGAGAACTCTTAGGGTTAAGCATAAAAAATGACAACCCCGAGCCATCAAAAAGAACAGAAGAATACTACCAAAAAAGGCCGTGCGTTGAAATGGTTAAATCTGCAGTTAGAATACTTGAAAATAATATATAA
- a CDS encoding Mrp/NBP35 family ATP-binding protein: protein MSECTHDCSTCSSKCSNQKPESFLEAPNELSDIKKVIGIVSGKGGVGKSMVTSLMAVMLNRKGYKSAILDADITGPSIPKAFGLKEKAMGNKFGLYPVTSKTGIDIMSLNLLLDNDTDPVVWRGPVIAGTVKQFWTDVIWSDVDFMFIDMPPGTGDVPLTVFQTIPVDGIIVVTSPQDLVSMIVKKALNMAKLMNVPVIGIVENYSYLECPDCKKQIKMFGESHIDEIAKEHGVKVLAKMPIDPYLAENTDSGLIELYSGKHLDECANEVEKLLKV, encoded by the coding sequence ATGAGCGAATGTACACACGACTGCAGTACTTGTTCTTCAAAATGCAGTAATCAGAAACCTGAAAGTTTTTTAGAGGCGCCAAACGAACTTTCGGATATTAAAAAAGTTATAGGAATTGTGAGCGGTAAAGGTGGAGTAGGCAAATCTATGGTTACTTCTCTTATGGCTGTTATGTTAAATAGAAAAGGCTATAAATCTGCAATTTTAGATGCAGATATTACAGGTCCGTCTATCCCTAAGGCTTTTGGCTTAAAGGAAAAGGCTATGGGAAACAAATTCGGGCTATACCCTGTTACATCCAAAACAGGAATTGATATAATGAGCCTTAACCTGCTTCTTGATAACGATACCGACCCTGTTGTATGGAGAGGGCCTGTTATTGCAGGAACAGTTAAACAGTTCTGGACTGATGTTATATGGTCTGATGTTGATTTTATGTTTATTGATATGCCACCTGGAACAGGCGATGTGCCTTTAACAGTTTTTCAGACTATTCCAGTTGACGGAATAATTGTTGTTACATCTCCGCAAGACCTTGTTTCAATGATTGTTAAAAAGGCTCTTAATATGGCTAAACTTATGAATGTGCCTGTTATCGGCATTGTGGAAAATTACAGTTATTTAGAATGTCCTGACTGTAAAAAACAAATCAAGATGTTTGGCGAAAGCCATATTGACGAAATTGCAAAAGAACACGGTGTTAAAGTTCTTGCAAAAATGCCTATTGACCCTTATCTTGCAGAAAATACAGACAGCGGTCTTATAGAACTATACAGTGGCAAGCATCTTGACGAATGTGCAAACGAAGTTGAAAAACTTCTTAAGGTGTAG
- a CDS encoding UvrB/UvrC motif-containing protein, with translation MLCEKCKKNQALVKIIKNYNGNILEQYLCKDCASYEDIPSLEIKPDNILSDFLNMFSPEISYNLQCENCHTTYSSFKKQGKFGCEKCYTSFGKNIDMMLKNIHSSDEHTGKLPKKYSGALRIKREKEALRKKLEALVKEEKYEEAAKIRDKIKEMEE, from the coding sequence ATGTTATGCGAGAAATGTAAAAAAAATCAGGCTTTAGTAAAAATTATAAAAAATTATAACGGAAATATTTTGGAGCAGTATCTTTGCAAAGATTGTGCATCTTATGAAGATATCCCGTCATTAGAAATTAAGCCTGACAATATATTATCTGATTTTTTAAATATGTTTTCTCCTGAGATAAGTTATAATCTTCAATGTGAAAACTGTCATACAACCTATTCTTCCTTTAAAAAACAAGGGAAATTTGGTTGTGAGAAGTGTTACACATCCTTTGGCAAAAATATTGATATGATGCTTAAAAACATTCATTCATCGGATGAGCACACAGGGAAACTTCCTAAAAAATACAGTGGGGCATTAAGGATAAAAAGAGAAAAAGAAGCATTAAGAAAAAAACTTGAGGCACTTGTTAAAGAAGAAAAATACGAAGAAGCCGCAAAAATAAGAGATAAAATTAAGGAAATGGAGGAATAA
- a CDS encoding ATP--guanido phosphotransferase, with translation MTENIALSTRIRLARNFKGYKFIPQIDKEDAIKITKKVKDALFSSNEKSPLMFRQINQEELKINGKKLVEEHLISPDILNSKVESAVIIDNNKEISIMVNEEDHLRIQVIKKGFDLSLAYSLANACDDLIEEGNEYAFSEKFGYLTSCPTNVGTGLRASVMIHIPAICMSGRLNTFIRNVNRLGMTLRGYYGEGTKSLGNIFQVSNEVTLGISEEEIILRLKNIVSEIIKEEIKLREAINSDSLADKVLRSFGILKYCHMIGYKEFSSLWSDVLLGADMGIIDNIDCDLFKKLISSLAPYSIGEEDTLKRDKLRAKLIKEVI, from the coding sequence ATGACGGAAAATATTGCACTATCAACAAGAATTCGTCTTGCGAGAAATTTTAAAGGTTATAAATTTATTCCCCAAATTGATAAAGAAGATGCCATAAAGATTACAAAAAAAGTTAAAGATGCTCTTTTTTCGTCTAATGAAAAGTCCCCTTTGATGTTTAGACAAATCAATCAGGAAGAACTTAAAATAAATGGGAAAAAACTTGTTGAAGAGCATCTTATAAGCCCTGACATTTTAAATTCCAAAGTTGAAAGTGCTGTTATAATTGATAACAATAAGGAAATAAGCATTATGGTAAATGAAGAAGACCATTTAAGAATTCAGGTTATAAAAAAAGGGTTCGATTTATCCTTGGCATACTCTCTTGCAAATGCCTGTGATGATTTAATTGAAGAGGGAAATGAATATGCATTTTCTGAAAAATTCGGTTATTTAACAAGTTGCCCTACAAATGTCGGCACAGGCTTAAGGGCATCAGTTATGATTCATATTCCTGCTATTTGTATGAGCGGGAGGCTTAATACATTTATAAGAAATGTTAACCGACTTGGAATGACACTCAGGGGTTATTACGGAGAAGGAACAAAGAGCCTGGGAAATATATTTCAGGTTTCAAACGAGGTTACTTTAGGAATATCGGAAGAAGAAATTATTTTAAGGCTTAAAAACATTGTATCAGAAATTATTAAAGAAGAAATTAAATTAAGAGAGGCTATAAACTCAGATTCATTAGCCGACAAAGTTTTAAGGTCGTTTGGAATTTTAAAATACTGTCATATGATCGGTTACAAAGAATTTTCTTCTTTATGGTCAGATGTTTTATTAGGGGCAGATATGGGTATAATTGATAACATAGATTGTGATTTGTTCAAAAAACTTATATCTTCTCTTGCACCTTACAGTATAGGCGAAGAAGATACTCTAAAAAGAGATAAATTAAGAGCAAAACTTATAAAGGAAGTGATTTAA
- a CDS encoding adenine phosphoribosyltransferase (Catalyzes a salvage reaction resulting in the formation of AMP, that is energically less costly than de novo synthesis) translates to MKNSYTLKVAGLTRELPFFKVSEELTIAAFIMFGDVELTECCAKALLEKAPEYDILVTAEAKSIPLIYEMAKQAGANNYVIARKKPKVYMKNLISVTVNSITTHGEQSLYLGEDDINLLKGKRVLIVDDVISTGESILALEKLVLEAGGNIVGKMAVLAEGDAMDRGDIIALEKLPLFDKDGNILE, encoded by the coding sequence ATGAAAAATTCTTATACTCTTAAAGTTGCAGGCCTTACAAGAGAACTTCCTTTCTTTAAAGTAAGCGAAGAACTTACCATTGCTGCATTTATTATGTTCGGGGATGTGGAACTTACCGAGTGCTGTGCAAAAGCACTTCTTGAAAAAGCACCCGAATATGATATATTAGTTACTGCAGAGGCAAAAAGCATTCCGCTTATTTACGAAATGGCAAAACAGGCAGGCGCAAACAATTATGTTATAGCAAGAAAAAAACCAAAAGTTTATATGAAAAATCTTATCTCTGTAACGGTTAATTCAATAACCACTCACGGAGAACAAAGCCTTTATCTTGGCGAAGATGATATTAATCTTTTAAAAGGTAAAAGAGTACTTATAGTTGACGATGTTATAAGCACAGGAGAGTCCATCTTAGCCCTTGAAAAACTCGTTTTAGAAGCAGGGGGCAACATTGTAGGTAAAATGGCTGTCCTTGCAGAAGGAGATGCGATGGACAGAGGAGATATTATCGCGCTCGAAAAATTACCGTTATTTGATAAAGACGGAAATATATTAGAATAA
- a CDS encoding ATP-dependent Clp protease ATP-binding subunit: MHDKRFTKKAETAISLSEKSAMELGHNYIGSEHILLGLLKEGSGIAYNALIANGVTEEGVNLMIEKYIGKGTPDNQRKYPTPRCKRVLEIALEVAVNLDHKYIGTEHLLLALLNENDSVAYKILTTLKANPQKIVEDIFKLFNESSSSSYSTQKEESKNNESDKFGVDLTKAAKEGKIDPVIGREEEIARVIEILSRRTKNNPCLIGEPGVGKTAIAEGLALRIYENKVPETLKGKKLVTLDLTSLLAGSKYRGEFEDRIKKVIKDVKEKKDTILFIDEIHTIVGAGAAEGAIDAANILKPSLARGEIQLIGATTIDEYRKHIEKDSALERRFQPVTVEEPTVEETIEILKGLRDKYEAHHKVKITDEALEAAAKLSHRYITDRFLPDKAIDLIDEASSKLRIKNLTSPPDFKELEEKIEKIKAEKEEAILAQDFETAAKLRDEENKLKDELKIKKLEREEANSKIINCVGEEDIALVISSWTKIPVSKLTEEEGEKLLKLEESMHEKVVGQDEAIVKIAKAIRRNRAGLKDPKRPIGSFLFLGPTGVGKTEVAKTLSEVMFGTSESMIRIDMSEYMEKHSVSRLIGAPPGYIGHDEGGQLTKKVRQNPYCVLLFDEIEKAHPDVFNTLLQILEDGILTDSQGRRVDFKNTVIIMTSNIGASKITEIKSKLGFSQESEEDSSYEEIKSSVLKELKNYLRPEFINRIDEIIVFHKLSKDDIKNISKIMIKSLKVRVEEKNITLNIDDSVYDYLAQKGYDASYGARPLRRTIQTDIEDLLSEEMLKGNIKEKSIVSLKAEDGKIIVG, encoded by the coding sequence ATGCATGATAAAAGATTTACCAAAAAAGCCGAAACTGCAATTTCCCTTTCTGAAAAGTCGGCTATGGAATTAGGACATAATTATATAGGAAGCGAACATATTCTTTTAGGTCTTTTAAAAGAGGGGTCAGGAATTGCATATAATGCACTTATTGCAAACGGTGTTACTGAAGAGGGCGTTAACTTAATGATAGAAAAATATATAGGCAAAGGCACTCCTGACAATCAGAGAAAATACCCTACCCCAAGATGCAAAAGAGTGTTGGAAATTGCTCTTGAGGTAGCAGTTAATTTAGACCATAAATATATAGGAACAGAGCATCTTCTTTTAGCGCTTCTTAATGAAAACGATTCAGTTGCTTATAAAATTTTAACCACGCTAAAGGCAAACCCGCAAAAAATTGTAGAAGATATTTTTAAACTGTTTAATGAAAGTTCATCATCTTCATACAGCACTCAAAAGGAAGAGAGCAAGAATAACGAAAGTGATAAATTCGGTGTAGATCTTACAAAGGCTGCCAAAGAGGGTAAAATCGACCCTGTTATAGGCAGAGAAGAAGAAATTGCAAGAGTTATAGAAATTTTATCAAGAAGAACAAAAAACAACCCTTGCTTAATAGGTGAACCTGGGGTTGGTAAGACTGCTATTGCAGAGGGACTTGCTCTTAGAATATATGAAAACAAAGTTCCTGAAACTCTTAAAGGGAAAAAACTTGTAACCTTAGATTTAACTTCACTTCTTGCAGGGTCTAAATACCGTGGCGAGTTTGAAGACAGAATTAAAAAAGTCATAAAAGATGTTAAAGAAAAGAAAGACACTATTCTTTTTATAGATGAAATACACACTATTGTTGGTGCAGGGGCAGCAGAGGGAGCAATAGATGCTGCAAATATTTTAAAACCATCTCTTGCAAGGGGCGAAATTCAGTTGATTGGTGCTACTACTATTGACGAATACAGAAAGCATATTGAAAAAGACTCTGCCTTAGAGAGAAGATTTCAACCCGTAACAGTAGAAGAACCGACAGTTGAAGAAACCATTGAGATTTTAAAGGGTTTAAGAGATAAATACGAGGCACATCACAAGGTAAAAATTACCGACGAGGCGCTTGAGGCTGCTGCAAAACTTTCACATAGATATATAACCGACAGGTTCTTACCTGATAAGGCTATTGACTTAATTGACGAGGCATCTTCAAAATTAAGAATTAAAAACTTAACTTCTCCGCCAGATTTTAAAGAACTGGAAGAAAAAATTGAAAAAATAAAGGCAGAAAAGGAAGAGGCAATTCTTGCACAAGATTTTGAAACTGCAGCAAAATTAAGAGATGAAGAAAACAAATTAAAAGACGAACTTAAGATAAAGAAATTAGAGAGAGAAGAAGCAAACTCAAAAATTATAAACTGCGTAGGCGAAGAAGATATTGCTTTGGTTATATCCTCATGGACTAAAATTCCTGTTTCAAAACTAACCGAAGAAGAGGGAGAAAAACTTTTAAAACTTGAAGAGAGTATGCACGAAAAAGTTGTAGGTCAGGATGAAGCCATAGTTAAAATAGCAAAGGCAATAAGAAGAAACCGTGCAGGACTTAAAGACCCTAAAAGACCTATTGGCTCATTTTTATTCTTAGGGCCTACCGGAGTTGGTAAAACCGAGGTTGCAAAAACTTTATCGGAAGTTATGTTTGGAACAAGTGAATCTATGATAAGAATAGATATGTCTGAATATATGGAAAAGCACTCCGTTTCCCGACTTATCGGTGCTCCTCCGGGATATATTGGGCATGACGAGGGAGGTCAACTTACCAAGAAGGTAAGACAAAACCCTTACTGCGTTTTATTATTTGACGAAATAGAAAAGGCTCATCCTGACGTTTTTAACACACTCTTACAAATTCTTGAAGACGGAATTTTAACCGACTCGCAAGGAAGAAGAGTTGATTTTAAAAACACTGTGATTATTATGACATCAAATATCGGTGCATCAAAAATAACCGAAATAAAATCAAAATTAGGTTTTTCGCAAGAAAGCGAAGAAGACTCATCATACGAAGAAATAAAGAGCAGTGTATTAAAAGAATTAAAGAACTATTTAAGACCTGAATTTATAAACAGAATTGATGAGATTATAGTATTCCACAAACTTTCAAAGGATGATATAAAAAATATTTCCAAAATTATGATTAAGTCTTTAAAAGTAAGAGTTGAAGAAAAAAATATTACACTTAATATTGACGATTCGGTGTATGATTATTTAGCCCAAAAAGGTTATGATGCATCCTATGGTGCAAGACCTCTTAGAAGAACTATTCAGACAGATATTGAAGACTTACTCTCCGAAGAAATGCTTAAGGGAAATATAAAAGAAAAAAGCATAGTTTCTCTTAAAGCAGAAGACGGAAAAATCATTGTAGGTTAA